The following coding sequences are from one Maniola jurtina chromosome 14, ilManJurt1.1, whole genome shotgun sequence window:
- the LOC123871907 gene encoding myoglobin-like: MGGMLSQLWWSGNPDVVNPESGLTRREIYAVQKSWIPVYANNVAVGSELLKRYFRAYPEGKQFFRMIKDLNEEQYDSNIQFRAHVISLMTSLNLAVNTLNQPEVVAVLMKKLGESHAKRKIQKKDFQDLKGVIVKMFIEVLKLDDATLGAWVKTIEFWYKNIFETLTTAESQS, encoded by the exons ATGGGTGGAATGCTAAGCCAGCTGTGGTGGAGTGGAAACCCCGATGTTGTGAACCCAGAGTCAGGGTTGACCCGACGTGAAATCTATGCCGTGCAGAAATCATGGATTCCAGTATACGCCAATAATGTTGCTGTTGGCTCAGAacttttaaaaag ATACTTCCGCGCGTACCCAGAAGGAAAACAATTCTTCCGAATGATAAAGGATTTAAACGAAGAACAATATGATAGCAACATACAGTTCAGAGCACACGTCATAAGCTTAATGACTTCCCTCAACCTTGCCGTTAACACCCTCAACCAACCAGAGGTAGTGGCGGTTCTGATGAAGAAACTTGGTGAATCGCATGCGAAAAGAAAGATACAGAAGAAAGATTTTCAA GATTTAAAAGGCGTCATTGTGAAGATGTTCATTGAAGTGCTGAAACTTGATGACGCAACACTCGGCGCTTGGGTGAAGACTATCGAGTTCTGGTACAAGAACATCTTCGAAACATTAACAACTGCAGAAAGCCAGAGTTGA
- the LOC123871902 gene encoding deoxyhypusine hydroxylase — MVKISDDAVKSIGKVLNDPNRPMKERFRALFTLRNLGGESAIKCISECFKDESVLLKHELAYCLGQMQDKNAVPVLISVLEDKNQDPIVRHEAGEALGAIGDTELQSLLEKYQHDPAVEVAETCQIALQRLKWIKDESTNNSKLSQSRYASIDPAPPSKEVNIEELKKTMLDERKSLFERYRAMFSLRNLGTMESINALGEGFKASSALFRHEVAFIFGQMQDERSVPFLIKTLEDTEEHEMVRHEAAEALGSIATEECTEVLKRYLNDPRPVVRESCEVALDMSEYENSPEFQYANTLLTVHS, encoded by the exons ATGGTTAAAATAAGTGACGATGCCGTAAAAAGCATCGGAAAAGTGTTAAACGATCCAAACCGCCCTATGAAAGAGCGTTTTCGGGCACTCTTTACCCTTCGCAACCTAGGCGGAGAAAGCGCTATAAAATGCATCAGCGAATGCTTTAAGGATGAATCAGTGCTTTTAAAACACGAACTAGCTTACTGTCTAGGTCAGATGCAGGATAAGAACGCAGTACCAGTGCTGATAAGTGTGTTGGAGGATAAAAATCAAGACCCGATTGTTAGACATGAAGCTG GTGAAGCTCTCGGTGCGATCGGTGATACAGAGCTCCAGTCATTGTTAGAGAAGTACCAACACGACCCAGCAGTAGAAGTCGCAGAAACTTGTCAAATAGCATTGCAAAGACTGAAATGGATAAAGGATGAAAGTACAAACAATAGCAAATTATCACAAAGTCGATATGCATCTATAG ATCCTGCACCTCCAAGCAAGGAAGTTAATATTGAAGAGCTTAAAAAGACTATGCTGGATGAAAGAAAATCATTATTTGAAAGATATAGAGCTATGTTTAGTTTACGTAATTTGGGTACAATGGAGAGTATTAATGCTTTGGGTGAAG GTTTTAAAGCCAGCAGTGCGCTTTTCCGCCATGAAGTGGCGTTCATCTTTGGTCAGATGCAGGATGAGCGCAGTGTGCCATTCCTGATAAAGACTCTGGAAGATACAGAGGAACATGAGATGGTTCGGCACGAGGCTGCCGAGGCATTGGGCTCTATAGCTACTGAGGAATGCACTGAAGTATTGAAGAG gTATTTAAATGACCCGAGACCCGTGGTGCGCGAAAGTTGCGAGGTGGCGCTGGATATGTCAGAATATGAAAACAGCCCAGAGTTCCAATATGCTAATACCCTGCTTACAGTTCACAGTTGA
- the LOC123871910 gene encoding uncharacterized protein LOC123871910 — MKFSEMDLLNFCVYIMISFVFNLVSSNVLESEQSSFLGLSQPVSLSSSTVELVAQLEAAVRQHARGDRRVRRYFKSYDTPFAGRSRRANRGDSIYDDY, encoded by the exons ATGAAGTTTAGTGAAATGGATCTACTGAACTTTTGTGTTTATATTATGATtagttttgtatttaatttagtg TCATCGAATGTATTGGAATCTGAACAGTCTTCATTCCTCGGCCTATCGCAGCCTGTGTCTCTGAGCAGCAGTACGGTGGAACTGGTCGCGCAGCTCGAGGCGGCAGTGCGGCAACACGCGCGCGGCGACCGACGCGTCAGGCGATACTTCAAGTCGTACGACACGCCCTTCGCGGGCCGCAGCCGCAGGGCCAACCGCGGGGACTCTATCTATGACGACTATTAA